A region of Pyxidicoccus parkwaysis DNA encodes the following proteins:
- a CDS encoding protoglobin domain-containing protein, translated as MAETLLEELKRYVGFGKEDEQALVTLHAIAQPHFPRIARVFYDRILEHEGARQALEGGESQVGHLRGTLEIWMSQLMRGPWDEAYYELRCRIGRMHVRISLPQHYMFGAMNVLRQELNGVIDDAYLHQPEQLRVTRVALGKILDLELAIMLHTYREDLLAQQARSERLSTFGQLVGSIGHELRNPLGVIETSLYILKGRPGAVDERTAKHLGRIGEQVALANRIVSDLLDMIRDRPLQRQEVWLDEVWTEATSAVQRPESVTLREEGLASLPPVQGDAIQLRQVFVNLLENATQALEETGGAVTLTASTPEPGVAELVLEDTGPGVSDTIRRRLFEPLMTTKARGIGLGLPLVKRILERHGGSIAYAPRPGAGARFVLRLPLTPAEDVHASVPSAG; from the coding sequence ATGGCGGAAACCCTGCTCGAGGAATTGAAACGATACGTGGGCTTCGGCAAGGAGGACGAGCAGGCGCTCGTCACCCTCCATGCCATCGCGCAGCCGCACTTCCCCCGCATCGCCCGCGTTTTCTACGACCGCATCCTGGAGCACGAGGGTGCGCGCCAGGCGCTGGAGGGCGGCGAGAGCCAGGTCGGCCACCTGCGCGGGACGCTGGAAATATGGATGAGCCAGCTCATGCGCGGCCCGTGGGACGAGGCCTACTACGAGCTGCGCTGCCGCATCGGCCGCATGCACGTGCGCATCTCCCTGCCGCAGCACTACATGTTCGGCGCGATGAACGTGCTGCGCCAGGAGCTCAACGGCGTCATCGACGACGCGTACCTCCACCAGCCGGAGCAACTGCGCGTCACGCGCGTGGCGCTGGGGAAGATTCTGGATTTGGAGCTGGCCATCATGCTCCACACCTACCGCGAGGACCTGCTCGCGCAGCAGGCGCGCAGCGAGCGGCTCTCCACCTTCGGCCAGCTCGTGGGCTCCATCGGCCATGAGCTGCGCAACCCGCTCGGCGTCATCGAGACGTCGCTCTACATCCTCAAGGGCCGCCCCGGCGCCGTGGACGAGCGCACCGCCAAGCACCTGGGCCGCATCGGCGAGCAGGTGGCCCTCGCCAACCGCATCGTCTCCGACCTGCTGGACATGATTCGCGACCGCCCCCTGCAACGGCAGGAGGTGTGGCTGGACGAGGTGTGGACGGAGGCAACCTCCGCCGTGCAGCGACCGGAGTCGGTGACGCTGCGCGAGGAGGGGCTCGCATCGCTGCCGCCGGTGCAGGGCGACGCGATTCAATTGCGACAGGTGTTCGTCAACCTGCTGGAGAACGCGACGCAGGCGCTGGAGGAGACGGGAGGCGCCGTGACGCTGACGGCCAGCACCCCCGAGCCCGGCGTGGCGGAATTGGTGCTGGAGGACACGGGCCCCGGCGTGAGCGACACCATCCGCCGCCGCCTCTTCGAGCCGCTGATGACGACGAAGGCCCGGGGCATCGGCCTGGGGCTGCCGCTCGTCAAGCGCATCCTGGAGCGACATGGTGGCAGCATCGCCTATGCGCCCCGCCCCGGTGCCGGCGCGCGCTTCGTGCTCCGGCTTCCCCTCACTCCCGCGGAGGACGTCCATGCGTCGGTACCTTCTGCTGGATGA
- a CDS encoding response regulator, with product MRRYLLLDDNRAFAENLAEILRDEGAQAEVVTNGDEALRLARTTRFDALLTDMRMPGMSGADAVHHLRRVDPGLAAVVITAYPGEDDLETARREGLLAVLPKPVPIPTLVELLSGARRDGLVVLVEDDPALSDNLGEVLRARGFSCVTAASVLDTDRIACVEPFAALVDLRLPGGPDGEALRRLRERYPKLPVYIMTAYPDMVPVEGTSGVFSKPFDTRVLVQALESAHAARASHVP from the coding sequence ATGCGTCGGTACCTTCTGCTGGATGACAACCGTGCGTTCGCGGAGAACCTCGCCGAAATCCTCCGCGACGAAGGCGCGCAGGCCGAGGTCGTCACCAACGGCGACGAGGCGCTGCGGCTCGCGCGCACCACGCGCTTCGACGCGCTGCTGACGGACATGCGCATGCCCGGCATGTCCGGCGCGGACGCGGTGCACCACCTGCGCCGCGTGGACCCGGGGCTGGCCGCCGTGGTCATCACCGCGTATCCCGGCGAGGACGACTTGGAGACGGCGCGGCGCGAGGGGCTGCTCGCGGTGCTGCCCAAGCCGGTGCCCATTCCCACGCTGGTGGAGCTGCTGTCCGGCGCCCGGCGCGACGGGCTGGTGGTGCTGGTGGAGGATGACCCGGCGCTGAGCGACAACCTCGGCGAGGTGCTGCGCGCGCGGGGCTTCTCGTGCGTGACGGCGGCCTCGGTGCTGGACACGGACCGCATCGCCTGCGTGGAGCCCTTCGCCGCGCTGGTGGACCTGCGGCTGCCCGGCGGCCCGGACGGCGAGGCCCTGCGGCGCCTGCGCGAGCGCTACCCGAAGCTGCCCGTCTACATCATGACCGCCTACCCGGACATGGTGCCGGTGGAGGGGACCTCGGGCGTCTTCTCCAAACCCTTCGACACCCGCGTACTGGTGCAGGCGCTGGAGTCGGCGCACGCCGCGCGCGCCTCCCACGTCCCATGA
- a CDS encoding sensor histidine kinase, whose translation MSEPTPKPPPTILVVDDNAAFLDNLNELLGDAGYAVRGASSCRAARACAREGFDVALVDLRLPDGDGTALAAELKEGAPDSEVVLLTGFATLETAVAAVRAGACAYLMKPCAPQELLLTLEQAMRQVRLHGEKRELARRAQMTEKLAAVGTMTAGLSHEIRNPLNAAALQLSVLERRVRKLPDPQQGPLLEPLLLVRDEIRRLDHILEDFLQFARPREFRPGSVDVPALLRRVVDLLSGQAEARKVALEKGPLDESLPPVVGEEERLRQVLINLCLNALEATPAGRKVTVSAGQEGERVWLTVDDEGPGIPQDVRDRIFEPFFTTKAQGSGLGLSIVHAIVTQHGGTLEVGSAPGGGARFILRLPVSR comes from the coding sequence ATGAGCGAGCCCACCCCCAAGCCGCCGCCCACCATCCTCGTGGTGGATGACAACGCGGCCTTTCTCGACAACCTCAACGAGCTGCTGGGCGACGCGGGCTACGCCGTGCGCGGCGCGTCGAGCTGCCGTGCCGCGCGCGCGTGCGCGAGGGAGGGCTTCGACGTGGCGCTGGTGGACCTGCGCCTGCCGGACGGAGACGGCACCGCGCTGGCGGCGGAGCTGAAGGAGGGCGCGCCCGACTCGGAAGTCGTGCTGCTCACCGGCTTCGCCACGCTGGAGACGGCGGTGGCCGCGGTGCGCGCGGGCGCGTGTGCCTACCTGATGAAACCGTGCGCGCCGCAGGAGCTGCTGCTGACGTTGGAGCAGGCCATGCGCCAGGTGCGGCTGCACGGCGAGAAGCGCGAGCTGGCGCGGCGCGCGCAGATGACGGAGAAGCTGGCGGCGGTGGGGACGATGACCGCGGGCCTGTCCCACGAAATCCGCAACCCCCTCAACGCGGCGGCGCTGCAGTTGTCCGTGCTGGAGCGCCGCGTGCGCAAGCTGCCGGACCCGCAGCAGGGCCCATTGCTGGAGCCGCTGCTGCTGGTGCGCGACGAAATCCGCCGGTTGGACCACATCCTCGAGGACTTCCTCCAGTTCGCCCGGCCGCGCGAGTTCCGTCCCGGCTCGGTGGACGTGCCCGCGTTGCTGCGGCGCGTGGTGGACCTGCTCAGCGGACAGGCCGAGGCGCGCAAGGTGGCGCTGGAGAAGGGGCCGCTGGACGAGTCGCTGCCGCCGGTGGTGGGCGAGGAGGAGCGGCTGCGTCAGGTGCTCATCAACCTGTGCCTCAACGCGCTGGAGGCGACGCCCGCGGGCCGCAAGGTGACGGTGTCCGCGGGCCAGGAGGGCGAGCGCGTCTGGCTCACCGTGGACGACGAGGGCCCCGGAATCCCCCAGGACGTGAGGGACCGCATCTTCGAGCCCTTCTTCACCACGAAGGCCCAGGGCTCGGGGCTCGGGCTCTCCATCGTCCACGCCATCGTCACGCAGCACGGCGGCACGCTGGAGGTGGGCTCGGCGCCCGGCGGTGGCGCCCGCTTCATCCTCCGGTTGCCGGTGTCGCGGTAG
- a CDS encoding M56 family metallopeptidase: protein MLSQQPVFLALERALIDFLWQGAAVALVVAAVMAAIPERASRGRYATACLGLLAMAVLPVITFLTTLAEASRFTISAGPTAGASASSSSPLSVNATFTVLSGGPPVAETPWLETLRPWLLSAWCLGVLLLSSRTVLAWVMTQRLSRRSTHEAAKPWKDALEKALTRMRMSGPVRLLASASIDVPMVIGLWRPLILVPASAMTGLSASQLEAILAHELAHIRRHDYLVNLLQSLVETLLFYHPAVWWLSHRIREEREHCADDLAVQSCGDAYLYARALAHIEQLRLTPSPQPALGAAGGSLLTRVRRLLSASESHVQRRPWRLASGVGSAVLAVVLGTSQLPDSARAEPPPSPKPSASLARLEEAHVLAASAPMQRPLVAPTFVPPPSPAPVRAPRPSTRSLPKEERAPAAPVVKSRSPRSAPLLIPDTQSIARTELPRAPYSLDAEPAAEEPSAPVQLGAPMAEEPSEAFAVIVAPPAEKSQHSVLEMGPGITPPRFLSGDRFHYPSLTYGIRSAMSSFPSGSVVARCTITTEGTVIDCKSLQGLGGLEENVIRTLSTWRYEPAMLNGRPVAVHYVFDIVFSTRPGGERLDPPARQMASLGPELETHRGATATPATGG, encoded by the coding sequence ATGCTCTCGCAGCAACCCGTGTTCCTGGCGCTGGAACGGGCGTTGATCGACTTCCTCTGGCAGGGCGCGGCGGTGGCCCTCGTGGTCGCGGCGGTCATGGCCGCCATCCCCGAGCGCGCCTCGCGCGGCCGCTATGCCACCGCGTGCCTTGGCCTGCTGGCCATGGCCGTGCTCCCCGTCATCACCTTCCTCACCACCTTGGCCGAGGCCTCGCGCTTCACCATCTCAGCAGGCCCCACCGCGGGCGCCTCGGCATCTTCTTCGTCTCCCCTCTCCGTCAACGCAACCTTCACGGTGCTGTCGGGAGGCCCGCCGGTGGCCGAAACGCCGTGGCTGGAGACGCTGCGCCCCTGGCTGCTGTCGGCCTGGTGCCTGGGCGTGCTGCTCTTGTCCTCGCGCACGGTGCTGGCCTGGGTCATGACTCAGCGCCTCTCGCGCCGCTCCACCCATGAGGCCGCGAAGCCCTGGAAGGACGCGCTCGAGAAGGCCCTGACCCGCATGCGCATGTCCGGCCCGGTGCGCCTTCTGGCCTCCGCCTCCATCGACGTGCCCATGGTCATCGGCCTGTGGCGGCCGCTCATCCTCGTGCCCGCCAGCGCCATGACGGGCCTGAGCGCTTCCCAACTGGAGGCCATCCTCGCCCACGAGCTGGCCCACATCCGGCGCCACGACTACCTCGTCAACCTGCTCCAGTCGCTCGTCGAGACGCTGCTCTTCTACCACCCGGCCGTCTGGTGGCTGTCCCACCGCATCCGCGAGGAGCGCGAGCACTGCGCTGATGACCTCGCCGTCCAGAGCTGCGGCGACGCGTACCTCTACGCGCGCGCCCTGGCCCACATCGAGCAGCTCCGCCTCACGCCCTCGCCGCAGCCCGCGCTGGGCGCCGCGGGTGGCTCGCTGCTGACGCGCGTGCGCCGCCTCCTCTCCGCCTCCGAGTCCCACGTCCAGCGCCGTCCCTGGCGACTGGCCAGCGGCGTGGGCAGCGCGGTGCTCGCGGTGGTGCTCGGCACCTCGCAGCTTCCCGACTCCGCTCGCGCGGAGCCGCCTCCCAGCCCCAAGCCGTCCGCGTCCCTCGCGCGGCTGGAGGAGGCGCACGTCCTCGCGGCGAGCGCGCCGATGCAGCGTCCCCTGGTGGCCCCCACCTTCGTCCCGCCTCCGAGCCCGGCGCCGGTGCGCGCGCCGCGTCCGAGCACCCGGAGCCTCCCGAAGGAGGAGCGCGCTCCCGCCGCTCCCGTCGTGAAGAGCCGCTCGCCGCGCTCCGCGCCGCTGCTCATCCCCGACACGCAGTCCATCGCGCGCACGGAGCTTCCGCGTGCTCCGTACTCGCTGGATGCCGAGCCGGCCGCCGAGGAGCCCTCCGCGCCCGTGCAGCTCGGTGCGCCCATGGCGGAGGAGCCCTCCGAGGCCTTCGCCGTCATCGTCGCGCCCCCGGCCGAGAAGTCGCAGCACTCCGTGCTCGAGATGGGTCCCGGCATCACCCCGCCGCGCTTCCTCTCCGGCGACCGCTTCCACTACCCCAGCCTCACGTACGGCATCCGCTCCGCGATGTCGTCGTTCCCCAGCGGCTCGGTGGTCGCACGCTGCACCATCACCACTGAGGGCACCGTCATCGACTGCAAGTCGCTGCAGGGCCTGGGCGGGCTGGAGGAGAACGTCATCCGCACGCTCTCCACGTGGCGCTACGAGCCGGCCATGCTCAACGGCAGGCCCGTGGCCGTGCACTACGTCTTCGACATCGTGTTCAGCACCCGGCCGGGCGGTGAGCGCCTCGACCCGCCGGCCCGGCAGATGGCGAGCCTGGGCCCGGAGCTCGAGACGCACCGGGGCGCTACCGCGACACCGGCAACCGGAGGATGA
- a CDS encoding BlaI/MecI/CopY family transcriptional regulator, producing MTPALPQPTRAELAILRVLWKLGPCTVRQVHESLRDTQDTGYTTVLKLLQNMTEKGLVQRDESERTHVYDAALSEKRTQRDLLKDLMDRAFGGSATTLVAQALSMKRTSAEELAEIRRLLDEHEKRGK from the coding sequence ATGACTCCCGCCTTGCCGCAGCCCACGCGCGCCGAGCTGGCCATCCTTCGAGTCCTCTGGAAGTTGGGGCCCTGTACGGTTCGACAGGTCCACGAGTCGCTGCGTGACACGCAGGACACGGGCTACACCACCGTGCTCAAGCTCCTGCAGAACATGACGGAGAAGGGGCTCGTGCAGCGCGACGAGAGCGAGCGCACCCACGTCTACGATGCCGCGCTCAGCGAGAAGCGCACCCAGCGCGACCTGCTCAAGGACTTGATGGACCGGGCCTTCGGCGGCTCCGCGACCACGCTGGTGGCGCAGGCGCTGTCCATGAAGCGCACCTCCGCCGAGGAACTGGCGGAGATTCGCAGGCTGCTGGACGAGCACGAAAAGCGGGGGAAGTGA
- a CDS encoding sigma-54-dependent transcriptional regulator produces the protein MSQQRILVVDDEDNARRAIATILQEEGYEVAQASNGAEALVRIAEFSPAVVLSDVRMPQMDGLTLLKTAREQGSDATFVMMTAFASVETAVEAMKSGADNFLLKPLDADQVLVILGKALEKRSLRQEAEALRDQVRSRVKRFHDIIGESPPLQGIYDVVRRAAGTRATVLILGESGTGKELIAQALHQESPRKDKPFIRVHCAALAENLLESELFGHEKGSFTGALARKEGRFELADGGTLFLDEIGEISPSVQVKLLRVLQSREFERVGGTQTLKVDVRIVAATHRDLAAEVKAGRFREDLYYRLNVVSVTLPPLRERKSDIPALVNHFLEKYGESYGKEVRGLAPGTLQALLSHDWPGNIRELENAIERAVVLAQGSELTTDDLPPVLRGPRPAGTSPGALIPGATLAAIEREAILRTLEMVQGSTSRAAEVLGISVRKIQYRLKEYGMQGGAQQLKAVADEDDDLAAES, from the coding sequence ATGTCCCAACAGCGAATCCTGGTCGTCGACGATGAGGACAATGCCCGCCGCGCGATTGCCACCATCCTCCAAGAGGAGGGCTACGAGGTGGCGCAGGCCTCCAACGGCGCGGAGGCCCTGGTCCGCATCGCCGAGTTCTCCCCCGCGGTGGTGCTCTCCGACGTGCGCATGCCGCAGATGGACGGCCTCACGCTCCTGAAGACGGCGCGCGAGCAGGGCAGCGATGCGACCTTCGTCATGATGACGGCCTTCGCCAGCGTGGAGACGGCCGTCGAGGCGATGAAGTCCGGCGCGGACAACTTCCTGCTCAAGCCGCTGGACGCGGACCAGGTGCTGGTCATCCTCGGCAAGGCGCTGGAGAAGCGCAGCCTGCGGCAGGAGGCCGAGGCCCTGAGAGATCAGGTGCGCTCGCGGGTGAAGCGCTTCCACGACATCATCGGCGAGTCGCCGCCGCTGCAGGGCATCTACGACGTGGTCCGCCGCGCGGCGGGCACGCGCGCCACGGTGCTCATCCTGGGCGAGTCCGGCACGGGTAAGGAGTTGATTGCCCAGGCGTTGCACCAGGAGTCGCCACGCAAGGACAAGCCCTTCATCCGCGTTCACTGCGCGGCACTGGCGGAGAACCTGCTGGAGAGCGAGCTGTTCGGCCACGAGAAGGGCTCGTTCACCGGAGCGCTCGCGCGCAAGGAAGGCCGCTTCGAGCTGGCCGACGGCGGCACGCTCTTCCTGGACGAAATCGGCGAAATCTCCCCCTCCGTGCAGGTGAAGCTGTTGCGTGTGTTGCAGTCGCGCGAGTTCGAGCGCGTGGGCGGCACGCAGACGCTCAAGGTGGACGTGCGCATCGTCGCGGCCACGCATAGGGATTTGGCCGCCGAGGTGAAGGCGGGCCGCTTCCGCGAGGACCTCTACTACCGTCTCAACGTGGTGAGCGTGACGCTGCCGCCGCTGCGCGAGCGCAAGAGCGACATCCCCGCGCTGGTGAACCACTTCCTGGAGAAGTACGGCGAGTCGTACGGCAAGGAGGTGCGCGGGCTGGCACCGGGCACGCTCCAGGCGCTCCTGTCCCACGACTGGCCGGGCAACATCCGCGAGCTGGAGAACGCAATCGAACGCGCGGTGGTGCTGGCGCAGGGCAGCGAGCTGACCACGGATGACCTGCCTCCCGTGCTGCGCGGGCCGCGTCCGGCGGGCACGTCTCCGGGCGCGCTCATCCCCGGCGCCACGCTGGCGGCGATTGAGCGCGAGGCCATCCTCCGCACGCTGGAGATGGTGCAGGGCTCCACGTCGCGCGCGGCCGAGGTGCTGGGCATCAGCGTGCGGAAGATTCAGTACCGCCTCAAGGAGTACGGCATGCAGGGCGGAGCGCAGCAGCTCAAGGCCGTGGCCGACGAGGACGACGACCTGGCCGCGGAGTCGTAG
- a CDS encoding OsmC family protein: protein MTSVTITEYETRLFWQGERGAVLTSDQAPPLPIGRPLTEPGTSDVGQWGPESLLVGAVEGRTLLAFLERARAADVPVLFYQSSAMARVVGTPGQPPHFTDLIVRPHVAVPSDDAAEAVRHIFSELPAHCFPSSIIQLTPRIEPVVETWNVRAVVAREAQAASATAS from the coding sequence ATGACGTCGGTTACCATCACCGAGTACGAGACTCGCCTCTTCTGGCAGGGAGAGCGCGGTGCCGTCCTGACGAGCGACCAGGCGCCTCCTCTACCCATCGGCCGGCCGCTGACGGAGCCCGGAACCTCGGACGTGGGCCAGTGGGGACCGGAGTCCCTGCTGGTGGGCGCGGTGGAGGGGCGCACGCTGCTGGCCTTCCTGGAGCGAGCGCGCGCGGCGGACGTGCCGGTGCTCTTCTACCAGAGCTCCGCCATGGCCCGCGTGGTGGGAACCCCGGGCCAGCCGCCGCACTTCACGGACCTCATCGTCCGGCCCCACGTCGCCGTGCCCAGCGACGACGCCGCCGAGGCCGTGCGCCACATCTTCTCCGAGCTGCCCGCGCACTGCTTCCCCAGCTCCATCATCCAGCTCACACCTCGTATCGAACCCGTCGTAGAGACGTGGAACGTCCGCGCCGTCGTTGCCCGCGAGGCGCAGGCCGCGAGCGCCACTGCATCCTGA
- a CDS encoding SLC13 family permease — protein sequence MNTSLSTPNAAEASPSLVEETSARRSWLRPGLALGGLGVVALVAGFGVEGPVASRAVLIGGACLVLWLTEVVPPFVPTLLLLGATPVLLGPVAADYRLGAVLTWAVDPVLVLFLGGFTLEVAAMRHGLDAAVARHVVRLSGGRPRLLLLLVMGGVAFLSMWMSNVAAAAMMLAALRPILQATPAGAPLRPALLMGVALGANFGGMATPVGSGPNALAVSAAGAYSQVTFAGWMALALPLTVLMLGLGFALVLLRFPVRGLLSLPAQTNEPLTRSGRRVLAVSAACVVAWLSEPLHGVPAPVVALGATALLFGSGLLKREDLGRLDWSTLLLIAGGIALGRLMEHSGLVARALAGSDLGGWPVTVQLAVLVVAAALLSALMSNTGTAALLIPLAVQIHPAASTPILVALGCSFGIPFVISTPPNAMAAGEGLASPELLKLGLPLMVAGCLLVSLTGPMVLRLFGLP from the coding sequence TGGTGGCGCTCGTCGCGGGCTTCGGCGTGGAGGGGCCCGTGGCCTCGCGCGCGGTGCTGATTGGCGGCGCGTGCCTGGTGCTGTGGCTCACGGAGGTGGTGCCGCCCTTCGTCCCCACCCTGCTGCTGCTGGGCGCGACGCCGGTGCTGCTGGGCCCGGTGGCCGCGGACTACCGGCTGGGCGCGGTGCTGACGTGGGCCGTGGACCCGGTGCTGGTCCTCTTCCTCGGCGGCTTCACGCTGGAGGTGGCGGCCATGCGGCACGGCCTGGACGCCGCGGTGGCCCGGCACGTGGTGCGGCTGTCTGGCGGACGGCCCCGGCTGTTGCTGCTGCTCGTCATGGGCGGCGTGGCCTTCCTCTCCATGTGGATGTCCAACGTGGCCGCGGCGGCGATGATGCTCGCGGCGCTGCGCCCCATCCTCCAGGCCACCCCGGCGGGCGCGCCGCTGCGGCCCGCGCTGCTGATGGGCGTGGCGCTGGGCGCCAACTTCGGAGGCATGGCCACTCCGGTGGGCAGCGGCCCCAACGCGCTCGCGGTGTCCGCGGCCGGTGCGTACTCGCAAGTGACGTTCGCCGGGTGGATGGCCCTGGCCCTGCCCCTCACGGTGCTGATGCTGGGCCTGGGCTTCGCGCTGGTGCTGCTGCGCTTCCCGGTGCGCGGCCTGCTGTCCCTGCCCGCTCAGACGAACGAGCCGCTCACCCGCTCCGGCCGCCGGGTGCTCGCCGTGAGCGCGGCGTGCGTGGTGGCGTGGCTGTCCGAGCCGCTGCACGGCGTGCCCGCGCCGGTGGTGGCGCTGGGGGCCACGGCGCTCCTCTTCGGCAGCGGCCTGCTGAAGCGCGAGGACCTCGGGAGGCTGGACTGGTCCACGCTGCTGCTCATCGCCGGAGGCATCGCCCTGGGCCGGCTGATGGAGCACTCCGGGCTGGTGGCGCGCGCGCTGGCCGGCTCGGACCTGGGCGGCTGGCCGGTGACGGTGCAGCTGGCGGTGCTGGTGGTGGCGGCGGCGCTGCTGTCGGCGCTGATGAGCAACACGGGCACCGCGGCGCTGCTCATCCCCCTGGCCGTGCAAATCCACCCGGCCGCGTCCACGCCCATCCTCGTCGCGCTGGGGTGCTCGTTCGGCATCCCCTTCGTCATCAGCACCCCGCCCAACGCCATGGCCGCGGGCGAAGGACTCGCCTCACCGGAATTGTTGAAGCTGGGGCTTCCCCTGATGGTGGCAGGATGCCTGCTGGTCAGCCTCACCGGCCCCATGGTGCTACGTCTCTTCGGACTTCCATGA